DNA from Cottoperca gobio chromosome 4, fCotGob3.1, whole genome shotgun sequence:
TTGCAAAGAAAATGCTAACTGTGAAAGGATGTTAAACCACCAACCACAACTCAGTGGTTGCAGAGACTGGAAAGACTGCACGTCTGTGTTTACCAAGTGAGCTGGGTTGGTGTAACAAAACTGTGGTACATTGACTGAAAAATGTGCCACTGTGGCAGGTcactaaacatttcttaatttctttGTCTGCCACTTCTGAAACTATGTACGTAGACGCTTTATAAGTGTAAACATTGAGTCAGTGGTACCAAACAGTAGAAATATGGAATATAGTGTAACCTTAATCCGGAactgttttaactttaaaaataatactcaatataaggAAAACCTATCTGCCATGCTGGCAGGTGACCTGGAATGTTTACCTGCCAACATTTTCCTAATTGAGTAACTTTATGATTTCCCTTATTCTAACTTCAACCCAAGCTCTCATCTCTGCCACATCTTATCCATAACATAACCCCACCCAGGGGGACCAGTGCTGCAGAAAACACTAAAGTATTTTCGGAAGGGAAACAGATTTCTTCTACACAAGACAGGTTTAAAAATGTGACGTTAGCTAAAATAATTTGAGCTACTTGTTGTGTTAACGTTAGTTAGCCTGCTGATATGAGGTGGGGCTTCATGCGACAGAAAGTGACCTCACTCCGACTACTCTCTCCAATAGAGGGATAAAGGAGTCGATGTCAGTTACGATAAACAAAGGTGTTAACTAAAGTGCAGTCTGCTGCATTACCAATTCAAGTCTGTATGTTCAACTTCCGTTGCGATAAACAGCACAATGAAGATGCAAAGTCACAAAGCAAGAAACAGTGaataaaaaacagcaaaatCCTAATAGTCCATTAAACTGTGAAAACCAAGTGCTACTCTGTTTCAGGTGTAATACAATAAGGGGGAACTTACTTTTCCAAACTATTCTTTTCAGCCCGTGATCTGAGCCCGATgccatcttgtttctttttttttttgtattcctcTGCGCCTCTTCCTGTCCCGTGTGTCCTCACACTCTGACGTCATCCGCGTCAACAAGTGTGCGACAGAGCGCTGCCGTAGTTTGACAGAACAGTCGTGGAGGAAGCGTGTGATCTGATCTGTAAATTGACTCGTTAGGTGGACCGCGATGCAGTGCGACTGGCCTCTGTTAGGTCCGCTGAAGTGGATCCGTTACGTTAACAAACAGGTGAAGGTGAAGGCGGGAAAAGATGAGGAGCGCTGCGGCTGGCTGCTCACCGTGGACCCGGTGTCCGCCAGTCTGGTCCTGGTGAACTTCAAAGAGGAGGGGGGTGCATCGGTGCAGGTGGTGATGGGTCACgctgtggaggaggtggaggtccTGCGGGAGGCTGATGATGAGACTACAGAGCGTCTCCAAACCTCCTTTCTTCCCTCGAAGACCCGCAGACTGGACCCGGAGGAGctaaggaagaggagagggggcgTCCGGGGTTGGCTGGAGAAGAACCGGATACCggtggaagaggagggggacGAGTTGAGGGTGGCTGGGGTCCTGACCATCACGGCTCCGTACGGACCTGAAGATTGCTGCAGCTCCAACCAGATCATCCTGGACCGCATCCAGAAACTGATCCAGAGTGTGATCCAGTTTCAACCAGATAATCCAGAAACTGATCCAGAGTCGGATCCAGCTACAACCAGATAATCCAGAAACTGATCCAGAGTTGGATCCAGCTACAACCAGATAATCCAGAAACTGATCCAGACTGTCCCTGAACACCTGCACAAAAACCAGTCGGGGAGGTTAAATTTCAACAATCAGATTCCTGCTCTGTCTTCCGACCAATCTGAGCAGCGGCTGTGTTTGATAGCTGGTCTGGAACCAGTTTGAGttcagattatttttttgttcagattaaattgtattgttttagTTCAgattaagtatttatttattttgttcacatTAAATTTTGTTGTCTCATTTTGTTCAATATGTCATCAGTGAAAATGagaaatttcaaaataaaagtctttgttttgtatGCTACAGGAGACTGTTTGAAATGTTCATATAccaaatcaataattataatattgtgAGAAATAGCCTATATTCGTAATATTTAAATCAGGAATTATCTGATCAAAAAAGAAGATGATTAATCTGGTCAGATATCTGAGCTGCAACAAACAAAGGTTTTCTTTATCAATTGATAAGTGttcaaaatgtccaaaatgacatcttaaaatgttttcaggttaatgtgaaacaaaacaggaaacaattATTCCATACTCAAAATGTTTGActgattgtttcagctctacttGACCATTTTTAATACTGTATTCTTCTACTGGAAGAGTATAAGGGCCAGGCATAGAAAGGAAGATTTGTTTTCTATTGCATTACGACTTTATCCTCAAAACGGTCTCAACATTTGGATTTTATActctaaatacaaaatatatatatatatatatatatatatagtattccCTGagattaatttctttatttctgtcacTAAAATTTAAAGTTCGGCCTTATTTTCGGACATTTTAACTtcattctcaaaatgcaaaaaaacccaccttcctcctcctttttcccTCTTATGCCTGGCACTAATACTTTCCCTCCTCTGGATGATTTACCACCTCATTATGTTGA
Protein-coding regions in this window:
- the gemin6 gene encoding gem-associated protein 6, translating into MQCDWPLLGPLKWIRYVNKQVKVKAGKDEERCGWLLTVDPVSASLVLVNFKEEGGASVQVVMGHAVEEVEVLREADDETTERLQTSFLPSKTRRLDPEELRKRRGGVRGWLEKNRIPVEEEGDELRVAGVLTITAPYGPEDCCSSNQIILDRIQKLIQSVIQFQPDNPETDPESDPATTR